Genomic DNA from Streptococcus uberis:
GAGGATTTGCATAACCGTCAAAGGAAGTGGCACCCAGCCTTTTGAAAAGAGGAAAAAGGCGGAAGGCACAGCTTCTGGTCCATTTGAGGTGATGATGTAGGATAGGAATTTTTGGATATTGCGGTAGACGGCACGGCCTTCTTCAACTGCGTGAACAATAGAAGCAAAGTTGTCATCTGTCAGAATCATATCAGCTGATTCCTTGGCCACATCAGTTCCCGTAATGCCCATGGCAACACCAATGTCAGCCTTTTTAAGGGCAGGGGCATCATTGACGCCGTCACCAGTAACAGCTACCACTTCGCCCATTTCTTGCAAGGCTTTGACCACACGGAATTTTTGTTCAGGAGCTACACGGGCAAAGACAACTTCGCCTTTAAGCACCTCTTTGAGTTTCTGATCCGTCATCTTACCTAATTCCAAACCAGAAACCACTTTGGCATCTTGACCTTTAACAATGCCAATTTTCTTAGCAATGCTGAGGGCAGTGATGCCGTAGTCACCTGTCACCATGATGATGCGGATGCTCGCCTTGTGGCAGTTTTCAATGGCTTCCATGACCCCTTCTCTTGGGGGATCACTCATGCTAATTAAACCAACAAAGGTCAAGTCTTGCTCCAAGCTTTCCTGGTCACTTGAATACTTACTGTTGTCATCTAGGTTTTTGTAGGCAAGTGCTAAGACGCGCAGCCCTTCTTGGGCAAAAGTATCATTTGCTTGGAGGGCTTGGTTAAAGTAGTCGCTGGTCATGGGGTGGACACCATTGTCATCCAAATAAGCCGTGGCTTTTTCCAGAATTTCTTTAGGTGCACCTTTGGTGATAGACAGCATTTTTTGGCCATGTTGGTGAAGGGTGGTCATCCGTTTGCGGACGGAGTCAAAGGGGTACTCGTCTAGGCGTGGGTAGTTTTGGTTGTTGGCCTCAAGAGACATGCCCACTTTTTCAGCCAAAACGCTGAGGCAGGCTTCAGTCGGGTCACCTAGAACGCTGTAATGCGGGTTTTCAGCTGTTGGGTCTAGGACCTTGGCGTTGGAACAGAGTTGGGCATAAGTAATCAGTTTTTCCAGGCTTTGAGACTGATTGAGGTCGAAGGCTTTTCCCTCTTTGAGCAACTGGCCTTTTCGGGCGTAGCCGAGTCCTGTGACGTCAATCTTCTGGTCTATGGTCCATAAATGGTTAACCGTCATCTCATTTTGGGTGAGGGTGCCGGTTTTATCGGAGCAAATGACAGAGGTGGCCCCTAAGGTTTCCACAGAGGATAATTTTTTCACCAAGGCATTTTCTTTTGCCATGCGTTGGACTGCCATAGCTAAAGATAGCGTCACAGTTGGCAAGAGTCCTTCTGGGATAAAGGCAACAATCATCCCTAAGGCAAAGATAAAGGCTTGGGCAAAGGGTTGTCCGACAAAGAACATGGAGGCAAGTAGGAAGAAAAGTCCTATGGATACTGCAATGACAGTGATTTGCTTGGTTAAGAGATCCAGCTCTTTTTGAAGGGGACTCTTTTCCTCTTCCATGTTTTGGGTCAGGTGGGCAATCTGACCAAAGGCGGTATCCATACCGATGGCTGAGACTAGCATTTTTCCTGATCCAGAGGAGACTGTTGTTCCGGCAAAGACCATGTTGTCATATTCCAAGTCTGTTTTTTCTGGGTCTAGGTCTGCCTGAGCTGTTTTATCAATTGGATTGGATTCACCTGGTAGGGCAGACTGATTGACTTTCAAGGCCCTTGCAAAAATCAGGCGGCCATCAGCTGATATGCGGTCTCCTTCTTCTATCATGACCAGGTCACCAGGCACCAGATTTTCAGCCAATTCTTTTACTTCTTTGCCATCTCGAACCAGCCGAACATAGGATGGCAACATCTTTTTGAGGGCTTCTGTGGCCTTACTAGCCCGATGTTCTTGAACAAAACTAAAGATACCATTGATGATATTAACCATCCAAATGGCAATACCTAATTCCGGGCTATGGGAATAAATGGCAATGGCTCCGGCTACCCATAAGAGGATGGCCATGAGCCCTGTAAAATTTTTGATGAAAACTAGGATCAATGGTTCTTTTTTAGCCTCATTGATGATGTTTTTGCCCAATTGGGCTTGTCGTTGGCTGGCTTCTTTTTGCGTCAGTCCTTTTTCAGATGTGTTTAATCTCTCATATGCCTCTTTTTCACTACAAGCATGAATTGTTTTGAGAGTCTCATGGTCTATCATCATCATTTCTTGAACCTCGCTTTCTTAAGCGCTTTCATTTTATGACTCAATTATACTCCTTTTTTCAGAAAGTGAACCAAAAAAAGTTTAGGATTTCTCCTAAACTTTATGAGTTTTTTGTCCTGAAATCAGGCTTATTTTTTGCGTTTTGGTGGGTTATGGATAGCTTCACCTAACACATCTGCAAAAGCTTCGTACATAACTTCAGAGAATGTTGGGTGACCATGGATTGATAATAACAATTCATCTACTGTCAATTCTGATTCCATGATTGTTGCTGCTTCGTTGATCATTTCAGCTGCTGCTGGACCAATAATGTGAACACCAAGGATTTCGTGGAATTTAGCATCCGCAATTACTTTTACAAAACCATGTGCTTCGTTAGATGCGATGGCACGTCCGTTACCAGTAAAGCTGTTACGTCCAACTAGGATGTCACCATATTTAGCACGTGCATCTTCTTCTGTGATACCAACCATTGCCACTTCTGGATGTGTGTAAACAGCAGCTGGAGTGAATTGAAGGTTAGCTTTACGCACATTTCCGTGCATTGCATTTTCAGCTGCCACTTCACCCATACGGTATGCAGCGTGAGCAAGCATTTTAGTTCCGTTAACATCACCTGGTGCATAGATACCTGGGATTGATGTTTCTTGATAGTCATTAACTTTGATACGGTTGCGATCCATTTCAAGGTTAAGATTTTCAAGTCCATTCATTTGTGGAACACGTCCAATTGAAAGAAGGGCTTTTTCTGCAACAACTTCTTCACCATTGTTCAATTTCAATGTTAATTGGTTGTTTTCTTCAACAATTTCAGAAACGCCAACTGATGTTTTGATCTTCATGCCTTTCTTAGAAAGGATTTTTTGCAATTCAGTTGATACTTCTTTGTCCATTGCTGGAATGATGCGGTCAGCCATTTCAATAACGGTTACATCAACTCCATAAGATGCCCAAACAAGACCAAGCTCGATACCTACAACACCACCACCCATAACAGCAAGTGATTTAGGCATTTCACGTAAGTCTAAGATATCGTCTGATGTTAAGACAAGTTTAGAATCAATACCTGGGATGTTGATACGTGATACTTTTGATCCTGTTGCAAGGATAACATTACGTCCTTTAATGGTTTGTGAGCCAATTGTAACTGTCTTGTCTGGGTTAACTTGTCCAAGTCCGTTGAAGATAGTTACTTTGTTAGCTTTAAGAAGCCCTTGAACGCCACCTGTTAAGGTTTTAACAACAGAGTTTTTGAAATCAACAGTTTTGTCCATGTCAATGGTATAGTTTGTTGATGCTAAATTGATACCACGACCTGCTGCAATCTTGATACCATCAAGAATTTCAGCATTTTTAAGGTAAGTTTTAGTTGGGATACATCCAACGTTTAAGCAAGTACCACCAAATTCAGATTTTTCAACAATGGCAATTTTACCACCAAGTTGTGCACCACGGATGGCAGCATAGTAACCAGCAGGTCCGCCACCAACGACAATGATATCATACTCATCGTCTGCTAATGGAGCTTTGTTTTCTTTAGCAGGTGCTTCACTTGCTACAGGTGCTTTTGGTACTTCAAGACCAGCTGCTTCTAAGTCTGCTGTTGCTTTTTCAGTTGCAGCACTTGAACTGTTATCTTCAACAACTTCACCTTCAGCACCAATGTAACCAATAACTTCTGTTACAGGAACAACATCACCTTCTTGGCGAACAATTTTAAGAAGTACACCTGAATCTTCTGCTTCAATTTCCATGTTTGTTTTATCTGAATTGATTTCAAGAAGAACGTCACCTTCGTTTACAGTATCACCGACTTGTTTTTTCCACTCGATGATTTCACCTTCTTGCATGTCAACACCAAGTTTTGGCATAATAATTTCAACAGCCATTTTTTTCTCCTTCTTTGTTTACCAGCCTTTCAGTTTTGTTGTTCTGAAAGACTTTATGCTTCTATTATATCGCTTTTTACTCTGCTTAGTCTTTTAAAAAACTTAGATTAACAAACCAAATGGGTTTTCCATTAAGTTTTTAAGGTCAACCATGAATTTAGCACCATTCATACCGTCAACTAAACGGTGGTCGATGGTCAAGCACATTGCCATGATTGGACGAGGCACAATTTCACCATCAACAACTGTTGGTGTTGGAATGGTTGCACCGATACCCAAGATAGCTGAGTTTGGTTGGTTGATAATTGGGTTAAAGGTTTTCGTTCCAAACATACCAAGGTTGGTGATTGAGAATGTTGAACCAGACATTTCTGCAGCTTTTAGCTTACCAGCTTGTGTTTTCTTGATAACATCTTTTGAAGCGACCACGAAGTCTGCTAGTGTCATTTTATCTGCATTGTGAACAACTGGTACAATCAATCCATCATCTAATCCTACGGCAATACCAATATTGACAAATTTGTGTAATTCAATTTCTTGAGCATCATTGATTAATGAAGCATTCATGTAACGGTGCTCAGGTTTCATCAAGGTTTTAACGACTGCCATACCGATCAAATCAGTGAAGCTGACTTTCAAGCCAGTTTTTTCCATGATTGGATCAATTAATTTCTTACGAAGTGCAATCATCTCTGTCATGTCGATGTCATAGTTAAGCGTGAATGTAGGTGCCGTCAAGTAAGAGTTGGTCATACCTTTAGAAATGGCTTTACGCATTGCAGACATCTTAATGATTTCCACACCTTCAGGTAATTCTGCTTTAGCTTTTTCTTCTTTAGCAGGTTTTGCTGCTACAGCTTGGGCAGGCTTGCT
This window encodes:
- a CDS encoding cation-translocating P-type ATPase, with the translated sequence MIDHETLKTIHACSEKEAYERLNTSEKGLTQKEASQRQAQLGKNIINEAKKEPLILVFIKNFTGLMAILLWVAGAIAIYSHSPELGIAIWMVNIINGIFSFVQEHRASKATEALKKMLPSYVRLVRDGKEVKELAENLVPGDLVMIEEGDRISADGRLIFARALKVNQSALPGESNPIDKTAQADLDPEKTDLEYDNMVFAGTTVSSGSGKMLVSAIGMDTAFGQIAHLTQNMEEEKSPLQKELDLLTKQITVIAVSIGLFFLLASMFFVGQPFAQAFIFALGMIVAFIPEGLLPTVTLSLAMAVQRMAKENALVKKLSSVETLGATSVICSDKTGTLTQNEMTVNHLWTIDQKIDVTGLGYARKGQLLKEGKAFDLNQSQSLEKLITYAQLCSNAKVLDPTAENPHYSVLGDPTEACLSVLAEKVGMSLEANNQNYPRLDEYPFDSVRKRMTTLHQHGQKMLSITKGAPKEILEKATAYLDDNGVHPMTSDYFNQALQANDTFAQEGLRVLALAYKNLDDNSKYSSDQESLEQDLTFVGLISMSDPPREGVMEAIENCHKASIRIIMVTGDYGITALSIAKKIGIVKGQDAKVVSGLELGKMTDQKLKEVLKGEVVFARVAPEQKFRVVKALQEMGEVVAVTGDGVNDAPALKKADIGVAMGITGTDVAKESADMILTDDNFASIVHAVEEGRAVYRNIQKFLSYIITSNGPEAVPSAFFLFSKGWVPLPLTVMQILTIDLGTDMLPALGLGIEPPLKGVMERPPRKMSDRLLDRSLILKAFFWYGMLESLLAMIGFFVTYWTSQGHLKYLAASGSLYKEATTMTLGAIIFAQMGMVMIARSDGHSIRHLPIFANKLITSGILLEIGLFIALLYTPFLQKIFNTAPISLIDWLYLLLCPFLMVGMEEIRLAIKKGRKP
- the lpdA gene encoding dihydrolipoyl dehydrogenase; protein product: MAVEIIMPKLGVDMQEGEIIEWKKQVGDTVNEGDVLLEINSDKTNMEIEAEDSGVLLKIVRQEGDVVPVTEVIGYIGAEGEVVEDNSSSAATEKATADLEAAGLEVPKAPVASEAPAKENKAPLADDEYDIIVVGGGPAGYYAAIRGAQLGGKIAIVEKSEFGGTCLNVGCIPTKTYLKNAEILDGIKIAAGRGINLASTNYTIDMDKTVDFKNSVVKTLTGGVQGLLKANKVTIFNGLGQVNPDKTVTIGSQTIKGRNVILATGSKVSRINIPGIDSKLVLTSDDILDLREMPKSLAVMGGGVVGIELGLVWASYGVDVTVIEMADRIIPAMDKEVSTELQKILSKKGMKIKTSVGVSEIVEENNQLTLKLNNGEEVVAEKALLSIGRVPQMNGLENLNLEMDRNRIKVNDYQETSIPGIYAPGDVNGTKMLAHAAYRMGEVAAENAMHGNVRKANLQFTPAAVYTHPEVAMVGITEEDARAKYGDILVGRNSFTGNGRAIASNEAHGFVKVIADAKFHEILGVHIIGPAAAEMINEAATIMESELTVDELLLSIHGHPTFSEVMYEAFADVLGEAIHNPPKRKK
- a CDS encoding dihydrolipoamide acetyltransferase — translated: MAVEIIMPKLGVDMQEGEIIEWKKQEGDTVNEGDVLLEINSDKTNMEIEAEDSGVLLKIIRQEGDVVPVTEVIGYIGAEGESVDNIASSEKTSEIPAPQSADAAPTVAPKEDVERPALATAQTTLPQDDGSPIRATPAARKAAKEMGLSLGQIPGSGPKGRVHVEDVENFKNAQPKASPLARKMAADAGLDLASISGTGFKGKVMKEDILAAIEASKPAQAVAAKPAKEEKAKAELPEGVEIIKMSAMRKAISKGMTNSYLTAPTFTLNYDIDMTEMIALRKKLIDPIMEKTGLKVSFTDLIGMAVVKTLMKPEHRYMNASLINDAQEIELHKFVNIGIAVGLDDGLIVPVVHNADKMTLADFVVASKDVIKKTQAGKLKAAEMSGSTFSITNLGMFGTKTFNPIINQPNSAILGIGATIPTPTVVDGEIVPRPIMAMCLTIDHRLVDGMNGAKFMVDLKNLMENPFGLLI